A segment of the Lycium ferocissimum isolate CSIRO_LF1 chromosome 5, AGI_CSIRO_Lferr_CH_V1, whole genome shotgun sequence genome:
gttaaaattaaattaaaccaTGGATATAATTCCCAATCTTCCTTATGACATGGGCCTCGAATGTCTTATCCGAATTCCATACAACAATTTCTCATCACTTACATCCGTTTGCCAAAATTGGAAGTTACAAATTGCACTTCCAGAATTTTGGAGACGAAGAAAAGCTATTGGCTTAACCCGCCAAGTAATTTTAATGGCCCAAGGCCGACTTGACCCCAAAATAAAACTCGGGTCGTCATTAAAGTACTCAGCTTTTCCACTTTACAGGCTCACGCTTTATGAACCGGACTCGGGTTATTGGGCCGAATTGCCATTTCCGGGTACATCCGACGGGTTGCCCATGTTTTGCCAGCTCATCGGAGTTGGGTTGAATTTAGTGGTTATGGGTGGTTGGAACCCTATTACTTGGGAACCTTCAAAGGATGTTTTTGTTTATAACTTTGTTTCTGCCACGTGGCGCCGTGGAGCTCAAATGCCGGGTTGTCGGAGATCTTTTTTCGGTTGCGGGTCGGATTCTGAACGGACGGTGTATATTGCAGGTGGGTAGAGGTGTCAAATAACGCATCTAAAGTTAATTGTGTTGAAATAGATTAAATTCCTGGTCATATGCCAATCCGCTCAATTCTAAttacgtttaattattattttcttctttcttaaattttccaATTCAGGTGTCTTACTTTCTTCTTAAAAACAGTGTCTCTATTTATATTTAACAAGTTGATAATTTAAACATTCTACGTGACAAGTTTATAACACaacattcacaaaatattttagtatattataCACATCATCAATTAATTTAGGATTACAAGATTAAAAaatcttctttatttcttaaacgcAGTGTCTaaccaaactaacactaaaaatgagacagagggagtatcttttttaaaaaaaaatattttgacaataattttcttgattcaaTTAGAGTACATTTCGACCTAATTTTTGACGAGCTGAAATAGATGAGCTAATCCTAACTTTGCAACCTCTGCAGGTGGACATGACGAGGAGAAGAACGCTTTAAAATCGGCTATGGCATATGACGTGGCAAGGGATGAATGGCTCCAAATGCCTGACATGGCAAGTGAACGGGACGAGTGTAAGTGCACTTTTTATGAAGGCAAATTCCACGTCATCGGCGGATATGACACGTGCATGCAAGGTCGGTTCGGAACAAGCGCCGAGTCATTTGATGTTTCCACGTGGCAGTGGGACCAAGTCAATGAACATTTCTTTGAATCTGCCACGTGTCCAAGAACTTGTGTTGAAGGTGGGGACGGTAAATTGTACTTGTGCCGGGATGGTGATGTGCTGGCACTCGGAAAGTCGACGTGGCAAGTTGTGACAGCACTTCCATTAGAACTTAAAAATATAGCCTTTGTGACAGCATGGAGAGGTAAAATATTAATGACTGGTTCTGTGGGATTTAATGAGCCCTACAACACTTATGTTCTGGATTTAGAGAGTTATAAGTGGACTAAAATGGATACTCCGGTAAACTTTTCTGGCCATGTTCAATCTGGCTGCTGCCTGGAAATGTAAAGAGTTTTGAAAGTGTTATCAATTTGGGTTGATTGTATAGTAGTAAATCAGAAAGATTTTACAGTCTTGTCGTCAGTTTTGTAGTTATAAATTAGAAGTTTTTTACATGGCCTTGTTGATCTCTAAGTTATCAGTAAATTTTGCTTTTAGTCCTTAGTGATATGATTCAATGTCTCTGGTCTGGTCCTTTCAAGtagaagatacattatattttaCTATTTATAAAAGTATATTATCGGCAAATATGAAATAACAGTACCAATTTAATATATAACACCAGTAATTAAGTGGTGGAGGTTAACTATGGTAAATTTGTGAAATATTTACAAGTAAAAGGATTAAGAGTGtacaatttaattttgaaagTTCAATGTGCTTAGTCAAATATCATAAACTCAgaatttgttaataatttgagGGACTAAAAGTATTATTAAcccaaacatacatacatataaaataaCTCCACCAAATTTGCAGCTAATTTGAATGTTTTTTTGGATCATAAGATAATTATAATGTTTAATCTGACCTTCAGAAAGCCAACTGATTAAGATATTTCTGCTTCTTAAACACCATCAGAACATTTATCGTCATACATTATTGAAGCAGTCACCATTGTTGATATCAAGGGTAACAAACTATTTTAAACTGCTAATCCAACATGCACAAATTATTTGCAATAATTCTTTATTCTAAAATCAATTCGAAacgaaaaagttttttttcatccttttttttgaAGATTCTTTCATCTCACTTCTGAAATTAATTGTCCGAAATTATATGCTTAACTAGATAGCCATTAAAAATGCGTCCGACTTCTTACAATTGATCAAGCTTACATCATACCAATGATACAATTTGTTACAattgaaaaaagaattaaaatataatCTGATTATTCATTAACCAGTTGATAATAGCTATCAGATGATGAAATTCGGTGTTCT
Coding sequences within it:
- the LOC132055458 gene encoding F-box/kelch-repeat protein At1g80440-like; translated protein: MDIIPNLPYDMGLECLIRIPYNNFSSLTSVCQNWKLQIALPEFWRRRKAIGLTRQVILMAQGRLDPKIKLGSSLKYSAFPLYRLTLYEPDSGYWAELPFPGTSDGLPMFCQLIGVGLNLVVMGGWNPITWEPSKDVFVYNFVSATWRRGAQMPGCRRSFFGCGSDSERTVYIAGGHDEEKNALKSAMAYDVARDEWLQMPDMASERDECKCTFYEGKFHVIGGYDTCMQGRFGTSAESFDVSTWQWDQVNEHFFESATCPRTCVEGGDGKLYLCRDGDVLALGKSTWQVVTALPLELKNIAFVTAWRGKILMTGSVGFNEPYNTYVLDLESYKWTKMDTPVNFSGHVQSGCCLEM